CCCCACCACACGTGTATAATATTCACGTTTGGCAGTGGAAGTCGAACGTCcgtaataaacaaaaattcctcACCCCCACATACCGGTCTGCGTgttttgaaagttaaaaaaaaaaggaatttaatctttgtttttctcttttcgaaAACATCTTCAGGTTGGCAGATCCTCAGTTTAGCGCTGAACCCCTCCCTACCTTGCCGCTCCGAAATCGTTCCTCTCTAGCTGACTCTACCTTTTTTCCTCAAGCGATCTATTAGGTTATGACCAATTCAATATGTTTGATATTGTCCAGTTTATAATCAACTAATTTTCTTACAGATTTCAGTACTCGAATTTGAGTTCAGTTTTTCCTGGAAAGATGGCGTTCGTGACGAGTAAAGTGCGCTTGCATTTGCTTTGTGCATCGGTAGAGCTTCTAATAAGCTTACTACTTTCTTCAATGACCGTTGCCACTTGTCTTGGCGACGGCAAGCAGCAATGGGATTCCAAAAGTGTTTGGGACTCGACGACCCCAACCTCCTTGGCAGCGGAAATGAATGTCACTCGACAAATATTAGTCAGCCCAAGGAAACCTCAACATTTGGATGAAATGGCGACCGCCCATCGGCAAATCGATGGACCTAACGACGGCATCGCAACGGAGAAACAaccgaatttgaattttgcatCGAGTATATTTTACTGCCAACAAGCAACTAAACGCAAATTATACAAAATTCgtcctgtaatttttttttaatcagggAAAATGATCGGCTTGGCGAATTTGACCAGTAATGCTTCACTGATCGAATCCAATAAAAAACCAATCGGTAAGAATAACaattttacacaaatttaattattcacTAATtccactgattttttttttctttaatgcgACCGGACATGATGCTTTGCATGAAGCTTTGCCAAACATGATGCTAGGAACAGATCCGTCGAAAAAGTCTCACATCATTTTCAGCGCCTACACCGAGCATCCGACTCCGAAGAATTCGAGCGTCACCTACACCAAGACGAATGCAACCGATGGCAATCCGGTGGATGCGCCCAGCGGAGTGTACACGGCTCTAA
This window of the Daphnia pulex isolate KAP4 chromosome 5, ASM2113471v1 genome carries:
- the LOC124193958 gene encoding uncharacterized protein LOC124193958; the encoded protein is MAFVTSKVRLHLLCASVELLISLLLSSMTVATCLGDGKQQWDSKSVWDSTTPTSLAAEMNVTRQILVSPRKPQHLDEMATAHRQIDGPNDGIATEKQPNLNFASRKMIGLANLTSNASLIESNKKPIALPNMMLGTDPSKKSHIIFSAYTEHPTPKNSSVTYTKTNATDGNPVDAPSGVYTALKPGLYGFIFHALTNDLNHVLPTVELRVNGVAAATAAAFNGGTYKALTLIAGARLNRGDHVSVFVVDGPLFHSKKGSNHRASFAGTLMI